Proteins encoded together in one Candidatus Poribacteria bacterium window:
- a CDS encoding M48 family metalloprotease, translated as MGQISIVLIAGLVFLFFFEPSRGAGEFNQLLTLIVTGTIIILPPALVYFLGSYATRPLPIDQDARLRRLYLIKRSAIVFECLLLIGYICDVYLFNLPLLMSKVLDWTPLIYTQRLVGIVPLIVGLMLIRFALYEVEQQATSRNWKRREYLSVYLKFLLLPVLPLFVYLCLLDLIAHIPYLASNAYLPIALMASLIFLAYIYAPLILGFIWRTVPLADVNLRNRLHRLAAQDNIKYKDIVVWQTESVANAAVAGIVPWSRQIFLTEALLQHFSDDEIEAIVAHEFGHVRYKHILTYLMFLIVYFLSYTIYYIYIGQPLESLFSTSSLLPATVLVFFISLYFIIIFRALSRRFEHQADLYAVAVTAKPEALELALVRLAYLNYIPRSVQRLFELFQTHPSIDRRIKFIERFKGGDPAALRYQNYLLEVKLLLVLLPALACILLFSNSLELG; from the coding sequence ATGGGTCAAATTAGTATCGTTTTAATCGCAGGGTTGGTTTTTCTGTTTTTCTTTGAACCTTCGCGGGGAGCAGGAGAGTTTAATCAACTGCTTACCCTGATCGTCACGGGCACAATAATCATCTTACCGCCGGCACTTGTTTATTTTCTTGGATCTTATGCGACACGCCCATTGCCAATCGATCAGGACGCCCGGCTGCGTCGATTGTACCTCATCAAACGATCTGCAATTGTCTTTGAATGCCTTCTCCTGATCGGTTATATTTGCGATGTCTACCTATTCAATTTACCACTGCTAATGAGCAAGGTGTTAGACTGGACTCCGTTAATTTATACACAGCGGCTTGTGGGGATTGTCCCGTTGATTGTTGGACTGATGCTTATCCGTTTCGCGCTTTATGAAGTTGAGCAGCAAGCAACGTCAAGGAACTGGAAAAGGAGAGAGTATCTCAGCGTCTATCTGAAATTTTTGCTATTGCCAGTATTGCCGCTATTTGTTTATTTGTGCTTACTAGATTTGATTGCACATATCCCGTATCTCGCCAGTAACGCCTATTTACCTATTGCGCTTATGGCATCGCTGATTTTTCTAGCGTATATCTACGCACCTTTGATACTGGGTTTCATTTGGCGGACGGTCCCGCTGGCGGATGTTAATCTAAGGAACAGGCTCCACCGATTAGCAGCCCAAGACAACATCAAATACAAAGACATCGTTGTTTGGCAGACGGAATCAGTTGCCAATGCGGCTGTTGCTGGAATTGTCCCATGGTCCCGGCAGATCTTTCTGACAGAAGCCTTGCTGCAACACTTTTCCGACGATGAAATTGAAGCGATCGTGGCACATGAGTTTGGGCATGTCCGTTACAAGCATATTTTGACTTATCTCATGTTTTTGATTGTCTACTTTCTCAGCTATACCATCTATTATATCTACATTGGTCAACCGCTTGAGTCGCTTTTTTCCACTTCTTCTCTGTTACCGGCAACCGTTTTGGTCTTTTTCATTTCTCTCTATTTCATTATTATTTTCCGCGCTCTATCAAGACGTTTTGAGCACCAAGCAGATTTGTACGCTGTCGCAGTGACGGCTAAGCCAGAGGCGCTCGAACTCGCCTTGGTCCGACTCGCATACCTTAACTACATCCCTCGATCTGTTCAACGTTTATTCGAGCTATTCCAGACACATCCTTCGATCGACCGGCGAATCAAATTCATTGAGCGGTTCAAGGGCGGCGATCCGGCTGCCTTACGCTACCAAAACTATCTGCTTGAGGTTAAACTACTCCTTGTTCTGTTACCGGCGCTTGCTTGTATACTCCTTTTTAGTAATTCGTTAGAGTTAGGGTAA